One segment of Paraburkholderia bonniea DNA contains the following:
- the tsf gene encoding translation elongation factor Ts — translation MAAITASMVAELRAKTDAPMMECKKALTEADGDMARAEELLRVKLGNKASKAASRVTAEGVISSFMGGNVGAIVELNCETDFVSKNDDFIAFAKTVAELVTKHNPADVAALSALPLDGSTVDAIRLALVGKIGENLSIRRFARFETTGKLAAYLHGARIGVLVEYTGADEQIGKDVAMHIAAMKPVALSSKDVPAELIATERSIAEQKAAESGKPAEIVSKMVEGSVQKYLKEVSLLDQTFVKNDKQTIEQMLKAAGASVQKFALFVVGEGIEKRQDDFAAEVAAQVAAAKQQ, via the coding sequence ATGGCGGCAATTACCGCAAGCATGGTTGCAGAACTGCGCGCAAAAACTGATGCGCCGATGATGGAATGCAAGAAAGCACTGACAGAAGCAGACGGGGATATGGCGCGCGCTGAAGAGCTGCTGCGCGTCAAGCTGGGCAACAAGGCAAGCAAGGCCGCATCGCGCGTGACTGCTGAAGGCGTGATCTCGTCGTTCATGGGCGGTAATGTGGGTGCCATTGTCGAGTTGAACTGCGAAACCGACTTCGTGTCGAAAAACGACGATTTCATTGCCTTCGCTAAAACAGTGGCTGAGCTGGTGACAAAGCACAATCCGGCTGATGTCGCTGCGCTGTCCGCGCTGCCGCTGGACGGCTCGACCGTTGACGCGATTCGCCTCGCGCTGGTTGGCAAGATTGGTGAAAATCTGTCGATTCGCCGTTTTGCCCGTTTTGAAACCACAGGCAAGCTGGCGGCCTATCTGCATGGCGCACGTATTGGCGTGCTGGTCGAGTACACCGGTGCCGACGAGCAGATTGGTAAAGATGTTGCGATGCACATCGCGGCGATGAAGCCAGTTGCATTGTCGTCGAAAGATGTTCCTGCTGAGCTGATCGCCACCGAGCGCAGCATCGCTGAGCAAAAAGCGGCCGAATCGGGCAAGCCTGCCGAGATCGTGTCGAAGATGGTGGAAGGCAGCGTGCAAAAGTATCTGAAAGAAGTGTCGCTGCTTGATCAGACTTTCGTGAAAAACGACAAGCAGACAATCGAGCAAATGTTGAAAGCTGCGGGTGCCAGCGTGCAGAAATTTGCCTTGTTCGTGGTCGGAGAGGGCATTGAGAAGCGCCAGGACGACTTTGCGGCCGAAGTGGCAGCCCAGGTCGCTGCAGCCAAACAGCAGTAA
- the map gene encoding type I methionyl aminopeptidase — MSITLKNEHDIAQMRVACRLASEVLDYITPFIAAGISTGELDRLCHEYMLQQQGTIPAPLNYQPPGYPPYPKATCISVNDVICHGIPGDKVLKNGDALNIDVTVIKDGYFGDTSRMFIVGEGSILARKLAQTTYECMWLGIAQVRPGAHLGDIGHAIQRHAEGQGYSVVREYCGHGIGTVFHEDPQILHYGRPGTGLELQAGMIFTIEPMINAGRREIRTMPDQWTVKTKDRSLSAQWEHTVLVTETGYDVLTVSAGSPARPALVAAAA; from the coding sequence ATGTCGATTACGCTCAAGAACGAACACGATATTGCGCAAATGCGGGTAGCTTGCCGCCTTGCGAGCGAAGTGCTCGACTACATCACCCCGTTCATCGCAGCCGGCATCAGCACCGGCGAGCTTGACCGCCTGTGCCACGAATACATGCTGCAACAGCAAGGCACGATCCCGGCACCCCTTAATTACCAGCCGCCTGGCTATCCGCCCTACCCCAAAGCCACCTGCATTTCAGTCAATGACGTGATCTGTCACGGTATTCCCGGCGACAAAGTGCTGAAAAACGGCGATGCCCTCAATATCGATGTCACCGTTATCAAAGACGGTTATTTCGGCGATACCAGCCGGATGTTTATCGTCGGCGAAGGCTCGATTCTCGCGCGCAAGCTGGCGCAAACCACCTACGAATGCATGTGGCTCGGCATCGCCCAGGTGCGCCCAGGGGCGCACCTGGGCGATATCGGCCATGCCATTCAGCGCCATGCCGAGGGCCAGGGTTATAGCGTCGTGCGCGAATACTGCGGCCACGGCATCGGTACGGTGTTTCACGAAGATCCGCAAATCCTCCATTACGGCCGCCCCGGCACCGGGCTCGAGCTGCAGGCAGGCATGATTTTCACCATCGAGCCCATGATTAACGCCGGACGGCGCGAAATTCGCACGATGCCGGATCAATGGACCGTCAAAACCAAAGACCGCAGCTTGTCCGCGCAATGGGAGCACACCGTGCTGGTCACCGAAACCGGCTATGACGTGCTCACCGTGTCAGCCGGTTCGCCCGCCCGTCCAGCTCTCGTCGCAGCCGCGGCCTAA
- the frr gene encoding ribosome recycling factor, whose protein sequence is MSVAEVTKSVEQKMQRSIDAFKNDLSKIRTGRAHTGLLDHIQVDYYGSPVPISQVANMTLIDARTIGVQPWEKNMVTVVEKAIRDSDLGLNPATQGDMIRVPMPALTEERRRELAKVVKSEGETAKVAVRNLRRDANEQLKKLVKDKEISEDDERRGGDDVQKLTDKSVTEIDKLVQTKEAEIMTV, encoded by the coding sequence ATGTCTGTGGCTGAAGTTACCAAGAGTGTTGAGCAGAAAATGCAGCGCTCGATTGATGCATTCAAAAACGATCTGTCGAAAATCCGTACAGGTCGTGCGCATACCGGCTTGCTGGATCATATTCAGGTCGATTATTACGGCTCGCCAGTGCCTATTTCCCAGGTAGCCAACATGACGCTGATCGACGCTCGTACGATCGGCGTTCAGCCATGGGAAAAGAACATGGTCACAGTGGTTGAAAAAGCGATTCGTGATTCTGACCTGGGCCTGAACCCCGCGACACAAGGCGACATGATTCGCGTACCAATGCCAGCGTTGACCGAAGAGCGTCGCCGTGAACTGGCCAAGGTAGTGAAAAGCGAAGGCGAAACGGCGAAAGTCGCCGTGCGTAACTTGCGCCGCGATGCCAATGAGCAATTAAAAAAACTCGTCAAAGACAAAGAGATTTCCGAAGACGACGAGCGTCGTGGTGGCGATGATGTGCAAAAACTGACCGACAAGTCTGTGACCGAAATCGACAAACTGGTCCAGACCAAAGAAGCCGAGATCATGACGGTGTAA
- the pyrH gene encoding UMP kinase gives MPTAYKRVLLKLSGEALMGDDAFGINRATIERMVADVAEVVQLGIQLAVVIGGGNIFRGVAGGAAGMDRATADYMGMLATMMNALALQDAMRHAGIEARVQSALRMDQVVEPYIRPRAIRQLEEGKVVIFAAGTGNPFFTTDTAAALRGSEIGAEVVLKATKVDGVYSADPKKDPGATRYTTISFDEAISRNLQVMDATAFALCRDQKLPIRVFSIVKPGALMRIVQGVDEGTLVHV, from the coding sequence ATGCCCACTGCCTATAAACGCGTTTTGCTTAAACTGTCCGGTGAAGCTTTAATGGGCGACGACGCCTTTGGCATTAATCGGGCAACCATCGAGCGCATGGTGGCCGATGTCGCTGAAGTCGTGCAGCTTGGCATCCAGCTTGCGGTAGTGATTGGCGGTGGCAATATTTTTCGCGGTGTCGCGGGCGGAGCGGCCGGCATGGACCGCGCCACTGCCGATTACATGGGCATGCTGGCGACGATGATGAACGCGCTGGCCTTGCAGGACGCGATGCGCCATGCCGGCATTGAAGCGCGGGTGCAGTCCGCGTTGCGGATGGATCAGGTGGTCGAGCCTTATATCCGGCCACGTGCGATTCGCCAGCTTGAAGAGGGCAAAGTAGTGATTTTTGCCGCAGGCACCGGCAATCCATTTTTCACGACAGATACTGCCGCCGCGCTGCGCGGCTCGGAGATTGGCGCTGAGGTTGTGCTGAAAGCGACCAAGGTCGATGGCGTTTATTCCGCTGATCCGAAAAAAGATCCCGGCGCTACGCGCTACACCACGATTAGTTTTGATGAAGCCATCAGCCGGAATCTTCAGGTGATGGATGCAACGGCTTTCGCGCTATGCCGCGACCAGAAATTGCCGATTCGTGTGTTTTCAATTGTTAAACCGGGTGCGTTGATGCGCATCGTGCAAGGCGTGGACGAAGGGACGCTGGTCCACGTGTAA
- the rpsB gene encoding 30S ribosomal protein S2, whose product MAITMRQMLEAGVHFGHQTRFWNPKMAPFIFGHRNKIHIINLEKTLPMYNDALKYVRQLAANRGTILFVGTKRQSRDTIAEEALRAGMPYVNARWLGGMMTNFKTLKVSIKRLKEMEAAVEAGDLERMSKKEALLFEREIAKLQKSIGGVKDMGGIPDAIFVVDVGYHKIAVTEAKKLGVPVIAVVDTNHSPEGIDYVIPGNDDASKAVALYTQGVADAILEGRSNAVNEVVQAARGGDGDEFVEVSAEA is encoded by the coding sequence ATGGCAATTACCATGCGTCAAATGCTGGAAGCAGGTGTCCACTTTGGTCACCAGACACGCTTCTGGAACCCGAAGATGGCTCCTTTCATCTTCGGTCATCGCAACAAAATCCACATTATCAACCTCGAAAAAACGCTGCCGATGTACAACGACGCGCTGAAGTACGTGCGTCAACTGGCAGCTAATCGCGGCACCATCCTGTTCGTTGGCACCAAGCGCCAGTCGCGCGACACCATCGCTGAAGAAGCGCTGCGCGCAGGCATGCCTTATGTCAATGCACGCTGGCTCGGCGGCATGATGACCAACTTCAAGACGCTGAAAGTGTCGATCAAGCGCCTGAAAGAAATGGAAGCCGCTGTTGAGGCCGGCGATCTCGAGCGCATGAGCAAGAAAGAAGCGCTGCTGTTTGAACGCGAAATCGCCAAGCTGCAAAAGTCGATTGGCGGCGTGAAAGACATGGGCGGCATTCCTGACGCAATTTTCGTGGTCGACGTTGGTTACCACAAAATTGCCGTGACGGAAGCGAAGAAGCTCGGCGTGCCAGTGATCGCAGTGGTTGACACGAACCACTCGCCAGAAGGCATCGATTACGTGATTCCAGGTAACGACGACGCCAGCAAGGCTGTTGCCCTGTACACGCAAGGCGTGGCTGACGCGATCCTCGAAGGCCGTTCGAACGCAGTGAATGAAGTGGTTCAGGCGGCACGTGGTGGTGACGGCGACGAGTTCGTCGAGGTCAGCGCGGAAGCGTAA